From a single Fusobacterium pseudoperiodonticum genomic region:
- a CDS encoding YihY/virulence factor BrkB family protein — MKNLFENFKSKEFNTKNLKLMLKRAFEKYQAANSSFWVTSLSFYTILAIVPIFAILVSLSSWFGAKDYIINQIKDIAPLKGDTLELLTDFSNNLLMDARSNVLAGVGFIFLGWTFIKMFSLIEDAFNQIWHIKKSRSLIRKISDYISFFIFLPLVFITLNGISLFFLAKIKDIGFLYYIIKNILPLFSMTIFFTALFLVMPNTIVKVFPALIASIIVSVAFLIFQYIFFLLQFLLIGYSTVYGGFSVIFIFIIWIRISWFIIILGVHICYLIQNANFDINIENDGINISFNSKLYITFKVLEEMVNRYLKNEPPVNIEELRKITTSSPFLIGNILDELIRGGYIVSSLDYSEKVFCLTKNIDEIYLKEIYDFIANTGEEIFILQDGRITDDVEKIIIDKDYNRTLKSLGGEGAEKI, encoded by the coding sequence ATGAAAAATTTATTTGAAAATTTTAAATCAAAGGAATTTAATACAAAAAATTTAAAATTGATGTTAAAAAGAGCATTTGAAAAATACCAAGCAGCTAATTCAAGTTTCTGGGTAACATCTTTATCTTTTTACACAATTCTAGCTATAGTTCCAATATTTGCTATCTTAGTTAGTTTAAGTAGCTGGTTTGGAGCTAAGGATTATATAATAAATCAAATTAAGGACATAGCTCCTCTAAAAGGTGATACTTTGGAGCTATTGACTGATTTTTCAAATAATTTGTTGATGGATGCGAGAAGTAATGTATTAGCAGGAGTTGGATTTATATTTTTGGGTTGGACATTTATAAAAATGTTCTCATTAATTGAAGACGCTTTTAACCAAATATGGCATATAAAAAAATCTAGAAGTTTAATAAGAAAAATAAGTGATTATATTTCATTTTTTATTTTCTTACCTTTAGTGTTTATAACTCTAAATGGAATTTCTTTATTTTTTCTAGCTAAAATAAAAGATATAGGATTTCTTTATTATATAATAAAAAATATTTTACCTTTATTTAGTATGACAATATTTTTTACAGCACTTTTCTTAGTTATGCCAAATACAATAGTAAAGGTATTTCCTGCACTTATAGCTTCTATAATAGTTTCAGTTGCTTTTTTAATATTTCAATATATCTTTTTCCTATTACAATTTTTGTTAATTGGTTACAGTACAGTATATGGAGGATTTTCAGTAATATTTATCTTCATTATTTGGATAAGAATATCTTGGTTTATAATAATTTTGGGAGTTCATATATGTTATCTAATTCAAAATGCAAATTTTGATATAAATATAGAGAATGATGGAATAAACATAAGTTTCAACTCAAAGTTATATATAACTTTTAAGGTTTTGGAAGAAATGGTTAATAGATATCTTAAAAATGAGCCTCCAGTAAATATTGAGGAATTGAGAAAAATTACAACATCATCTCCTTTTTTAATAGGGAATATACTAGATGAGCTTATAAGAGGAGGTTATATTGTCAGTAGTTTAGACTATTCTGAAAAGGTTTTCTGTCTAACTAAAAATATTGATGAGATATATTTAAAAGAAATCTATGATTTTATTGCAAATACAGGTGAAGAAATCTTTATTTTACAAGATGGAAGAATTACTGATGATGTAGAAAAAATTATAATAGATAAAGATTATAATAGAACATTAAAAAGTTTAGGAGGAGAAGGTGCGGAAAAAATTTAA
- a CDS encoding penicillin-binding protein, which yields MRKKFKIGRLLSLLIVLSITGYLIYIKSFFVLITFWFLLIYILFSYAVVKNWKKKELFDKRSSIMLLIILFFLIIYGLRLFTIQFLLKSKYVGLMNKQLISVNKEVGQRGAIYDSNGKKLAFNKRLYTVSINPSLLNDEKIHDDILKDITAIKESGIIPLSENIEEELLEMAKENVKYKRIARNIDDEQKKEIVDLIANIEREKVKGRAKYKSVLVFERSIDRKYYKSEEYDKLVGMVKETEDTNDEKIGISGLEKQYQNYLVERKRDITKLYGLNKKNTLALSKETLFSDLNGKNIYLTIDADLNFILNDEIKAQFKNINAYEAYGLIMDPNSGKILAVATFSKDKDLLRNNIFQSQYEPGSIFKPLIVAAAMNEGFITANTQFNVGDGRIVRFKKTIRESSRSTRGVITTREVIMKSSNVGMVLISDYFTNALFEQYLKDFGLYDKTGVDFPNELKPYTLPYQEWDGLKKNNMAFGQGIAITPIQMITAFSAVVNGGTLYKPYLVEKITDGEGIVIRRNTPTVVRKVISESVSESMRSILTDTVDKGTGKRARIEGYAVGGKTGTAQLSGGKTGYIRNEYLSSFIGFFPADKPKYVIMAMFMRPQFEIQSNRFGGVVAAPVVGNVIRRIIKEEEGFAKDIEKINVNSETAGAHKSSLEAVNYEDVMPDLEGMSPQEVLSVFKETDIDIEVVGTGLVVEQKPAAGDSLKDVKKVKIILK from the coding sequence GTGCGGAAAAAATTTAAAATAGGAAGGCTTCTGTCTCTCTTAATTGTACTAAGTATCACAGGATATCTTATTTATATTAAAAGCTTTTTTGTGTTAATTACTTTTTGGTTTTTATTAATCTATATTCTATTTTCTTATGCTGTTGTTAAAAACTGGAAAAAAAAGGAATTGTTTGATAAAAGAAGCAGTATAATGCTGTTGATAATACTTTTCTTTTTAATAATATATGGTCTTAGATTATTTACAATTCAATTTTTATTGAAATCTAAATATGTGGGACTAATGAATAAACAGTTAATAAGTGTTAATAAAGAGGTTGGACAAAGAGGAGCTATCTATGATAGCAATGGAAAAAAATTAGCTTTTAATAAAAGACTATATACTGTTTCTATAAATCCATCTCTTTTAAATGATGAAAAGATTCATGACGATATTTTAAAAGATATAACAGCTATTAAAGAAAGTGGTATTATTCCACTGAGTGAAAATATAGAAGAAGAATTATTAGAAATGGCAAAAGAAAATGTTAAATACAAGAGAATTGCCAGAAATATTGATGATGAACAAAAAAAGGAAATAGTTGATCTAATTGCAAATATAGAAAGAGAAAAAGTAAAAGGTAGAGCGAAATACAAATCTGTTTTAGTCTTTGAAAGATCTATTGATAGAAAATACTATAAATCAGAAGAATATGATAAATTGGTAGGAATGGTTAAAGAAACTGAAGATACTAATGATGAAAAGATAGGAATTTCAGGTTTGGAAAAGCAATATCAAAATTATCTTGTGGAGAGAAAAAGAGATATAACTAAACTCTATGGTCTAAATAAGAAAAATACTCTAGCTCTTTCAAAAGAAACTTTATTCTCAGATTTAAATGGTAAAAATATCTATTTAACAATAGATGCAGACTTAAACTTCATTTTAAATGATGAAATAAAGGCTCAATTTAAGAATATTAATGCCTATGAAGCATATGGACTTATTATGGATCCTAATAGTGGAAAAATTCTAGCTGTAGCTACTTTTTCAAAGGATAAAGATCTACTTAGAAATAATATATTCCAAAGTCAGTACGAACCAGGGTCAATATTTAAGCCTTTAATAGTTGCAGCAGCGATGAATGAAGGTTTTATAACAGCAAATACTCAATTCAATGTTGGTGATGGTCGTATAGTAAGATTTAAGAAGACAATTAGAGAAAGTAGTAGGTCAACAAGAGGAGTAATAACTACTAGAGAAGTTATTATGAAATCAAGTAACGTAGGTATGGTATTGATAAGTGATTATTTCACAAATGCTTTGTTTGAACAATACTTAAAGGATTTCGGTCTTTATGATAAAACAGGAGTAGACTTTCCAAATGAATTAAAACCATATACACTTCCTTATCAAGAATGGGACGGATTAAAGAAAAATAATATGGCATTTGGACAAGGTATAGCTATAACTCCTATTCAAATGATAACAGCCTTTTCTGCCGTTGTAAATGGTGGAACTCTATACAAACCATATTTGGTTGAAAAGATTACTGATGGTGAAGGTATAGTTATCAGAAGAAATACTCCTACAGTTGTAAGAAAGGTAATATCTGAAAGTGTATCAGAATCAATGAGAAGTATTCTAACAGATACAGTAGATAAGGGAACAGGTAAGAGAGCACGTATAGAAGGTTATGCAGTTGGAGGAAAAACAGGAACAGCTCAGTTAAGTGGAGGAAAAACAGGATATATAAGAAATGAATATCTATCTTCATTTATAGGTTTCTTCCCAGCAGATAAACCAAAATATGTTATTATGGCAATGTTTATGAGACCTCAATTTGAAATTCAATCTAATAGATTTGGAGGAGTTGTTGCAGCTCCAGTAGTTGGAAATGTTATTAGAAGAATTATAAAAGAAGAAGAGGGCTTTGCAAAAGATATAGAAAAAATCAATGTAAACAGTGAAACAGCTGGAGCTCATAAATCCAGTCTGGAAGCAGTAAATTATGAAGATGTAATGCCTGACTTAGAAGGTATGAGTCCTCAAGAAGTTTTATCTGTCTTTAAAGAAACAGATATAGATATAGAAGTTGTTGGAACAGGACTTGTAGTTGAACAAAAACCAGCAGCTGGAGATAGCTTAAAAGATGTAAAAAAAGTAAAGATAATATTGAAATAA
- the priA gene encoding primosomal protein N' — protein sequence MQYFDIYIDSTKGIYTYSDKNDEFEIGDNVIVPFRNIKKTGFIIRKNLKENFDFKVLNISSKVKNSLKLSEEQIKLIEWINDYYLASYDSIIKAMIPKNVKIKYNNIYCINFEKNNLLIENLTNEIIKYIISLATISYSTAKTKFKKKTIDSLVEKEFLLMEDNNIQVKIEKFLELKEENKDIFEYLYKKTFIKKEKLEEKFKRNDIKELEEKEILKVEASLNEKKEYSSEEVEKIQKNGSLLNEEQLAVKDKIINSDKKYFLLKGVTGSGKTEIYIELIKSAFFEGYGSIFLVPEISLTPQIIERFQSEFKNNIAILHSALSDVERAKEWESIYTGEKKIVLGVRSAIFSAVKNLKYIILDEEHEATYKQDSSPRYNAKYVAIKRCLDEGAKLILGSATPSIESYYYAKSGIYELLNLDKRFANAELPDIEIVDMKQEDDLFFSKTLLEEIKNTLLRDEQVILLLNRKGYSTYIQCKDCGYVEECDNCSIKMSYYKSLNKYKCNYCGRQIHYTGKCSKCGSTNLIHSGKGIERVEEELRKYFDVPMVKVDSDLSKNKDNFSKIYKDFLNKKYSILIGTQIIAKGLHFPDVTLVGVINSDIILNFPDFRSGEKTFQLLTQVSGRAGRAGKKGKVIIQTYEPENNVIKDSKEENYELFYNREINSRKVFSYPPFSKILNIGFSSEDEKRLIEVSREFYEEIKNQDIELYGPMPSMVYKVQKRYRMNIFAKGSRAKIDMFKRYLKKKLDEFNDGKVRIVVDIDPINLM from the coding sequence ATGCAATACTTTGATATTTATATAGATTCGACTAAGGGAATATACACTTATTCAGATAAAAATGATGAGTTTGAAATAGGAGATAATGTAATAGTACCTTTTAGAAATATAAAGAAAACGGGTTTCATTATAAGAAAAAACTTAAAAGAAAACTTTGACTTCAAAGTATTGAATATTTCATCTAAGGTAAAAAATTCTTTAAAATTATCAGAGGAGCAAATAAAGCTTATTGAATGGATAAATGATTATTATTTAGCTTCTTATGATAGCATAATAAAAGCTATGATACCCAAAAATGTAAAAATTAAATACAATAATATCTATTGTATTAATTTTGAAAAAAATAATCTTCTGATAGAAAATTTAACCAATGAAATAATTAAATATATAATATCTTTAGCTACTATTTCATATAGTACAGCAAAGACTAAATTTAAGAAAAAAACTATAGATAGTCTAGTTGAAAAAGAATTTTTATTGATGGAAGATAATAATATTCAAGTAAAGATAGAAAAATTCCTTGAATTAAAAGAAGAAAATAAAGATATTTTTGAATATCTATACAAGAAAACTTTTATAAAAAAAGAAAAATTAGAAGAAAAATTTAAAAGAAATGATATTAAAGAACTGGAAGAAAAAGAAATATTAAAAGTAGAAGCTAGTTTAAATGAAAAAAAAGAATATAGTTCAGAAGAAGTTGAAAAAATCCAAAAGAATGGGTCACTTTTAAACGAAGAACAATTAGCAGTTAAAGATAAGATTATAAATTCAGATAAGAAGTATTTTCTTTTAAAAGGAGTAACAGGTTCAGGAAAGACTGAAATATATATAGAACTTATTAAAAGTGCCTTTTTTGAAGGTTATGGAAGTATATTTTTAGTTCCTGAAATCTCATTAACTCCCCAAATAATTGAAAGATTTCAATCTGAATTTAAAAATAATATAGCTATTTTACACAGTGCTTTAAGTGATGTAGAAAGAGCTAAAGAATGGGAAAGTATTTATACCGGTGAAAAGAAAATAGTTTTAGGAGTTAGATCAGCTATTTTTTCGGCAGTAAAAAATTTAAAATATATTATCTTAGATGAGGAGCATGAAGCAACTTACAAACAAGATAGTAGTCCAAGATATAATGCAAAGTATGTAGCTATAAAAAGATGTTTAGATGAGGGAGCGAAGTTAATATTAGGTTCAGCCACTCCTTCAATAGAAAGCTACTATTATGCAAAATCAGGAATTTATGAACTTTTAAATTTAGATAAAAGATTTGCTAATGCTGAATTACCTGATATAGAAATAGTAGATATGAAACAAGAAGATGATTTATTCTTTAGTAAAACCCTTCTTGAAGAAATAAAAAATACCCTATTAAGAGATGAACAAGTTATATTGTTACTTAATAGAAAAGGATATTCAACATATATTCAATGTAAAGATTGTGGCTATGTTGAAGAATGTGATAATTGCTCAATAAAAATGAGCTACTATAAGAGTCTAAATAAATATAAGTGTAATTACTGTGGTAGGCAGATACACTATACAGGAAAATGCTCAAAGTGTGGAAGCACAAATTTAATTCATAGTGGTAAAGGAATTGAAAGAGTAGAAGAAGAATTAAGAAAGTATTTTGATGTTCCTATGGTGAAAGTAGATAGTGATTTATCTAAAAATAAAGATAATTTTTCTAAAATATACAAAGATTTTTTGAATAAAAAATATAGCATTTTAATAGGAACTCAAATAATAGCTAAGGGCTTGCACTTTCCTGATGTAACCTTAGTTGGAGTTATAAACTCAGATATAATTTTAAACTTTCCAGATTTTAGGTCAGGAGAAAAGACATTTCAACTGTTGACACAAGTTTCTGGAAGAGCAGGAAGAGCTGGTAAAAAAGGAAAGGTTATAATACAAACTTATGAGCCAGAGAATAATGTTATAAAAGACAGTAAAGAAGAAAATTACGAATTATTCTATAATAGGGAAATAAATTCAAGAAAAGTTTTTTCTTACCCACCTTTTTCAAAGATTTTGAATATAGGTTTTAGTTCTGAAGATGAGAAAAGACTTATAGAAGTTTCTAGAGAATTCTATGAGGAAATAAAAAATCAGGATATAGAACTATATGGACCTATGCCAAGTATGGTATACAAAGTTCAAAAAAGATATAGAATGAATATCTTTGCTAAGGGAAGTAGAGCAAAAATAGATATGTTTAAAAGATATCTTAAGAAAAAATTAGATGAATTTAATGATGGAAAAGTTAGAATAGTTGTGGATATAGATCCGATAAATTTAATGTAG
- the def gene encoding peptide deformylase gives MVFEIRKYGDDVLKQIAKEVELSEINDEFRKFLDDMVETMYETDGIGLAAPQVGVSKRVFVCEDGSGKIRKIINPVIESLTEETQEFEEGCLSVPGIYKKVERPKKVMLKYLNENGEAVEEIAEELLAVVVQHENDHLNGILFVEKISPMAKRLIAKKLANMKKETKRIMEENE, from the coding sequence ATGGTTTTTGAAATAAGAAAATATGGTGATGATGTTTTAAAACAAATTGCTAAAGAAGTAGAACTAAGTGAAATAAATGATGAGTTTAGAAAATTCTTAGATGATATGGTTGAAACTATGTATGAAACAGATGGTATAGGTCTTGCTGCTCCACAAGTTGGAGTGAGTAAAAGAGTTTTTGTCTGTGAAGATGGAAGTGGAAAAATAAGAAAGATAATTAATCCTGTTATAGAATCTTTAACAGAAGAAACTCAAGAATTTGAAGAAGGTTGCTTATCTGTACCAGGAATATATAAAAAGGTTGAAAGACCTAAGAAAGTAATGTTAAAATATTTAAATGAAAATGGAGAAGCAGTAGAAGAAATTGCTGAGGAGTTACTAGCAGTTGTAGTTCAACATGAAAATGACCATTTAAATGGAATTCTATTTGTTGAGAAAATTTCTCCTATGGCAAAAAGACTTATTGCAAAGAAGTTAGCTAATATGAAAAAAGAAACTAAAAGGATAATGGAAGAAAATGAGTAA
- a CDS encoding FtsB family cell division protein — protein MSKRLFWLIGIMVLVLMTFNVMSQIKHNMSKKNSIQEEIKIVNKKIEETRANIEKYDRKIDSLDDDFEKERVARNMFQMVKDNEVIYKYVEKDNNPNNIKEEK, from the coding sequence ATGAGTAAAAGATTATTTTGGCTTATAGGAATAATGGTTTTAGTTTTGATGACTTTTAATGTAATGTCTCAAATAAAACATAATATGTCAAAGAAGAATAGTATCCAAGAGGAAATAAAAATAGTTAATAAAAAAATTGAAGAAACAAGAGCTAACATAGAAAAATATGATAGAAAAATTGATTCTTTAGATGATGATTTTGAAAAAGAAAGAGTAGCAAGAAACATGTTTCAAATGGTAAAAGATAATGAAGTAATCTACAAGTATGTAGAAAAAGATAATAATCCAAATAATATTAAGGAGGAAAAATGA
- the glpX gene encoding class II fructose-bisphosphatase, with amino-acid sequence MKRELALEFARVTEAAALAAHKWVGRGKKESADQAGVDAMRTMLNRLAIDGEIVIGEGEIDEAPMLYIGEKVGLIYNEEEKDSVTYVDPVDIAVDPVEGTRMTAQGQPNAITVLAVGKKGSFLKAPDMYMEKIIVGPEAKGKIDLSKPLEDNIHAVAKALNKELKDLMIVILDKPRHKELIKDLQAMGIKVYALPDGDVAGSILTCMIDSDVDMLYGIGGAPEGVISAAVIRALGGDMQARLKLRSEVKGASLENDKISKFEKLRCEEQGLKVGEILKLEDLAKDDEIIFSATGITGGDLLEGVKRKGSIARTQTLVVRGLSKTVRYINSIHNLDFKDEKITHLVK; translated from the coding sequence ATGAAAAGAGAACTAGCACTAGAATTTGCAAGAGTAACAGAAGCTGCAGCATTAGCAGCACATAAGTGGGTTGGTAGAGGAAAAAAAGAATCAGCTGACCAAGCAGGTGTAGATGCTATGAGGACTATGCTTAATAGACTTGCTATTGATGGAGAAATAGTTATAGGAGAAGGAGAAATAGATGAAGCTCCTATGCTATATATTGGAGAAAAAGTTGGATTAATATATAATGAAGAAGAAAAAGATTCTGTAACTTATGTTGACCCTGTTGATATTGCTGTTGACCCTGTAGAAGGGACAAGAATGACAGCACAAGGACAACCAAATGCTATAACAGTGTTAGCAGTTGGAAAAAAAGGAAGTTTCTTAAAAGCTCCTGATATGTATATGGAAAAAATAATTGTTGGACCTGAAGCAAAAGGTAAAATAGATTTATCTAAACCACTTGAAGATAATATTCATGCTGTTGCTAAGGCATTAAATAAAGAATTAAAAGATTTAATGATAGTTATTTTAGATAAACCAAGACATAAAGAATTAATAAAAGATTTACAAGCCATGGGAATAAAAGTTTATGCATTACCTGATGGTGACGTTGCAGGGTCAATACTTACTTGTATGATAGATTCTGATGTTGATATGCTTTATGGAATTGGTGGAGCTCCAGAAGGAGTAATATCTGCTGCTGTTATAAGAGCCTTAGGTGGAGATATGCAAGCAAGATTAAAACTTAGAAGTGAAGTTAAAGGTGCTTCTCTTGAAAATGATAAAATATCTAAGTTTGAAAAATTAAGATGTGAAGAACAAGGATTAAAAGTTGGAGAAATTTTAAAACTTGAAGATTTAGCAAAAGATGACGAAATAATTTTCTCTGCAACTGGTATCACTGGTGGAGATTTACTAGAAGGTGTAAAGAGAAAAGGAAGTATTGCTAGAACTCAAACTCTTGTAGTAAGAGGATTATCTAAAACAGTAAGATATATAAATTCTATACATAATTTAGATTTTAAAGATGAAAAAATTACTCATTTAGTAAAATAA
- a CDS encoding zeta toxin family protein, with protein sequence MEKNYTDKELELVFEKILKMYKSSYSPKEKPKVFLLGGQPGAGKTGLENMINEKDEYISISGDDFREYHPKFKEINLEHGREASKYTQQWCGAITEKLIEALGKEKYNLIIEGTLRTAELPIKEATRFKKLGYEVGLNVVAVKGEKSRLGTIQRYEEMIKQGKTPRMTPKEHHDLVVNSIGDNLETIYNSKLFDDIKLFDRENNLLYSYKETPDVSPKDILEKEFSRKWEKEEIEEYNERWNNIIKTMENRKASVEEISKVLIEKKNNL encoded by the coding sequence ATGGAAAAAAATTATACTGATAAAGAATTAGAACTTGTATTTGAAAAGATATTGAAAATGTATAAATCTAGCTATTCCCCTAAAGAAAAACCAAAAGTCTTTCTATTAGGTGGACAACCTGGAGCAGGAAAAACAGGACTTGAAAATATGATTAATGAAAAAGATGAATATATATCTATCAGTGGTGATGATTTTAGAGAATATCATCCAAAGTTTAAAGAAATTAATTTAGAACATGGAAGAGAAGCTTCAAAATATACTCAACAATGGTGTGGAGCAATAACAGAAAAACTAATAGAAGCGTTAGGAAAAGAAAAATATAATTTAATAATCGAAGGAACTTTAAGAACTGCTGAACTTCCTATAAAAGAAGCAACAAGATTTAAAAAATTAGGATATGAAGTTGGATTAAATGTAGTTGCCGTTAAAGGAGAAAAATCTCGTTTAGGTACTATACAAAGATATGAAGAAATGATAAAGCAAGGTAAAACTCCAAGAATGACTCCAAAAGAACATCATGATTTAGTGGTAAATAGTATAGGAGATAACCTAGAAACTATATATAATTCTAAACTATTTGATGATATAAAGCTTTTTGACAGAGAGAATAATTTATTATATAGCTACAAAGAAACTCCTGATGTGAGTCCAAAAGATATTTTAGAGAAAGAATTTAGTCGTAAATGGGAAAAAGAAGAAATAGAAGAATATAATGAAAGATGGAATAATATAATAAAAACAATGGAAAATAGAAAGGCTTCTGTTGAAGAAATTTCTAAAGTGCTAATTGAAAAAAAGAATAATTTATAA
- a CDS encoding DnaJ domain-containing protein, whose product MDKKYLECLEILELKVGFTLEELKKKWLELSKKYHPDKHATADEILKKLAEEQYKRINEAYTYLKENYGRNQNQYQYQYSSENKPKEERKSRMETDPIFYLENCNELNEENIKIFLNRFPNEKNNILLKIFLLLKNKNISEIKNLSSKIEDIVNNRSFEIIVNRLFPDFKNKKQSFFTNIKLLLNENSRSNMLLFLRGVKENLAKNNNYQFWGLNHENQDLKILSNEYYFLLDNKLDNFIRESDTYLGEIFQYKEELKGKKNKDSNKKIIYIVLIILFVIFGLFFLLKNNNEKENLVVNTTSYSQPQAQQEEVKPTVVENNNINKNIPTVEDARSINYKMYYNDYYDYLIDYPDDEYFEITKTYEDGMKLQNDNGEVLISLTSNWNPNGESLQQAYDKAVREKPNAPYKFLGKTFFTITYEDNGLLIFRKTMYDKDTNKYVYLYVSFPPEYKDYMTPIVERMANSMKKSSSTQNNVTTSNVTYSNYYNSYYRYSMDYPTSSDFYISSNTNDGIEIKSNDENVYISVVYNYDEYGDNLQQAYNRAVSEYPNAPYKFLGKTFFTITYEENGLLVFRKTVYDKINNGYIYLYVSFPPEYKEYMSPIVEKMANTMKKR is encoded by the coding sequence ATGGACAAAAAATATCTTGAATGTCTAGAAATATTAGAACTTAAAGTGGGATTTACACTCGAAGAACTCAAGAAAAAATGGTTAGAATTATCAAAAAAATATCATCCAGATAAACATGCTACTGCAGATGAAATACTTAAAAAATTAGCTGAAGAACAATATAAAAGAATAAATGAAGCATATACATATTTAAAAGAGAATTATGGAAGAAATCAAAATCAATATCAGTATCAATATTCAAGTGAAAATAAACCTAAGGAAGAAAGAAAATCTAGAATGGAAACTGATCCAATTTTTTATTTAGAAAATTGTAATGAATTAAATGAAGAAAATATAAAAATATTTCTTAATCGTTTTCCTAATGAAAAAAATAATATTTTATTAAAAATATTTTTATTATTAAAAAATAAAAATATAAGTGAAATTAAAAATCTTTCATCAAAGATAGAAGATATAGTAAATAATCGTTCTTTTGAAATAATTGTAAATAGATTATTTCCAGATTTTAAAAATAAGAAGCAATCTTTTTTTACTAATATAAAGTTATTATTAAATGAAAACTCAAGAAGTAATATGCTTCTTTTTCTAAGAGGAGTTAAAGAAAATTTAGCGAAAAATAATAACTATCAATTTTGGGGATTAAATCATGAAAATCAAGATTTAAAAATACTTTCTAATGAATATTATTTTTTATTGGATAATAAACTTGATAACTTTATAAGAGAAAGTGACACCTATTTAGGAGAAATATTTCAGTATAAAGAAGAGTTAAAAGGAAAAAAAAATAAAGATTCAAATAAAAAAATTATATATATAGTTTTAATAATTCTATTTGTTATATTTGGGCTTTTCTTTCTATTAAAAAATAACAATGAAAAGGAAAATCTTGTAGTCAATACAACTTCTTATTCTCAACCACAAGCTCAACAAGAAGAAGTTAAGCCAACTGTTGTTGAAAATAATAATATAAATAAAAACATTCCTACAGTTGAAGATGCAAGATCTATAAATTATAAAATGTATTACAATGACTATTATGACTATTTGATAGATTATCCAGATGATGAGTATTTTGAAATCACAAAAACTTATGAAGATGGAATGAAATTACAAAATGATAACGGGGAAGTTCTTATTTCATTAACTTCTAATTGGAATCCAAATGGAGAAAGTTTACAACAAGCATATGATAAAGCTGTAAGAGAAAAACCTAATGCACCATATAAGTTTTTAGGAAAAACATTCTTTACTATAACTTATGAAGATAATGGACTTTTAATATTTAGAAAGACTATGTATGACAAGGACACTAATAAATATGTATATCTATATGTAAGTTTCCCACCAGAATATAAAGATTATATGACTCCAATAGTGGAAAGAATGGCTAACAGTATGAAGAAGTCTAGTTCAACACAAAATAATGTTACTACTTCTAATGTAACATATAGTAATTACTACAATAGCTATTACAGATATTCTATGGACTATCCTACAAGTTCTGATTTCTATATTTCATCAAATACCAACGATGGAATAGAAATAAAAAGTAATGATGAAAATGTATATATATCTGTAGTATATAACTATGATGAATATGGAGATAATCTTCAACAAGCATATAATAGAGCGGTTTCAGAGTATCCTAATGCTCCATATAAGTTCTTAGGAAAAACATTTTTCACTATAACTTATGAAGAAAATGGGCTTTTAGTTTTTAGAAAAACTGTATATGATAAAATAAATAATGGATATATCTATCTATATGTAAGTTTTCCACCAGAATATAAAGAGTATATGTCGCCTATAGTAGAAAAAATGGCGAATACTATGAAAAAAAGATAA